AAAAGTATTTATAGAACATGTACAGCTTTGGCAATAtcaaaataaaagttgtcaaaactaAAGCCCTCCATTTTGTCTCAAGTCATTATTATGTCACAGTTTGGATGAACACAAATGATGTAGCACATCCATATATTTGGAAAACATATCTAGAATGAAATCTAGAGTAACATTTGTGAAGATTTAATGCAAATACCCTTTTTTAATTAACACATCACCACAAATTATTACAATGAGCGCTGTTAGCATGAACTATATATGTAATATAGAATAGACAATTGACACCTATGATTGTAACGAACTATAAAAAAATACTTGCTGGATGGCAGATATATTCAttgacaaaacaatgtaaataaaatatgccatttagggagtgaatgttatttataataagggttacattgAGAAAATCAAGCAtctttgaaatgaaaatggaGGGCCCTCCTTTCAGCAAAATATATTGTCCCTGaaccttagatatgcagttttagaaaccgCATTACATGGCAACGCCGGAATTTTGATATCGCACTGGGCTGCGGGCCAAAAGCTTGTAGGTTTTCAGACCYCCACGGACAAGAGTAACCTASGGGTGGAAAtatctcctttatagtaaaagcattgcattaATCGAAAATCGTGTTTGCAGGTTTTTAAAAAGCCTTTAATAAAAATGTCATTAAATTCTACGTCATTTCAAATATCAATATTTGACAGAGAGTACGTCTTATATTtatccaatgccaaatcagtMTCTTGTTTGCAAARAATTCAATCTGAGACGTCATTAGGAATCTAAACATGGTACTTCCAAAAGTGTTTCCCTACAAGCTGWCTAGGTTTAAACATATCTTAGcctacagaaagtgaatagcgtAATCAATTTATAGTGACGGAATTAGATTTCTTCCCAAGCAAAGTTATMTTATGTCTTCTCGGCTATAGAAGGTTTAatctcagcctctgaatgtcaaagaaatgaAACAATGATATTCCCAAATGCATTAAGTAACATCTTTCCCGGGTATTTTACACCTTGCTTTacgcttgtttctagcataaagcatcgcAGGTCAAGGCGCTGCtttagatcactttatataatcggaTCAGTTTGATTTTCTTCCATATCTTAAGCGAACAAGAGGTAGGtctgtgctttttgccattttctttaataaaacgtAGGCCAATGGCATCCCCTTTCGTACCACCTCAATTCGAGTCTTGATTgtaacttaacagcccttcagTMWTATGSAGGTAGTCTATTTAAAGAGTGGGTAGAGGAATTGAGTGACACATCTATGGATATAGCATTCTATAGCCTAATttcatctgtcaaacaggtaggcccaCCTTTTTTTTCTTAAGGTTAGATATCTGTAACTGAACTAGACACAATATTATATTGTGACAGAGGTAGAAAATGTCACAAACTTCATCACCTCTTGTTGATGTGACACCCTTAAGACATTGACCAGCAGAACACAGGCGATAGAAAAATAGATTAGTGCAAAGTGAAAGATAGCGAAAATATAGGAACAAAGGCATTATAGTCTACCTGCTTCATACAGTAAATGACAGATTTTCCWTAGGTATGCTACTCATATACAGTTTATATGCCTCTGTTAGCACTTATGAAGGGGAGTGTTTATCATTTAGGGAAGTGCTAAACCCTTTTCCCTCAAATTTTTCCCCATCTTCTTGCACTTTGCCCACTTGTCACTCTGTTCAAAAGACTGGCAGCCATCTTGACCCACACAGGGGTAGCCTTTAGCCTACTAGACAATTAGCCATCTGCCTCTTTTCCCCGCTCAGAAATCCTgtagatcagggctctccaaccctgttcctggagagataccctcctgtaggttttcactccaaccccagctaattattagaatcaggtgcactagattagggttggagtgaaaacctacaggactgtacagTAACTCTccatgaacagggttggagagccctgctgtagaTCGATGCTGTTCTATATAGTTGGAGGAGGCTTCGCTCTGGGGGGCTTTGTGGGTCTAGCTCTCTCCGTTGACAGACTTGCAGAGTATSCGCAGGCGAGACATGACTTCGTCCCAGTCCAGGTAGGCTCCCTCCAGGTGTCTCACCCGGTCTGGGTGGCTCACATAGCTCTTCCGCCCATGGAGCAGGCGCCAGTTGTCAAAGGTGACCAGGTCGCCTGCAGGAGGAAGGATATGCCCACTCAGTACTCACCCATGATATACAGATATTTCAAGATGAAAGTTKAAACGAATAGGCTACCTCTCAAGTGCCTCTTCAGTATGTCACATAAAAGATAACCAATAGTCATAGACGGTAAGTCTATCCCTACAACATTTGTAACTACAATTAATGCAATATCTTACAATACAATTCCTATTGCSAACTTTTATCCAGGGAAGATTCACTTGAACTGCTAATCTTGAAGGggcacactcatgcacacacacactaaccaggcTCCATCTTGTAGGTGAGCATGTTTTCTGGCCGCGTCATCAGCTGGATGTAGGCCTTGAGGGAGCTGTAGAAGGCCTGGACCTGGTGCAGGGGGAGGTCCAGCACAGAGTCCCTGGTGGCATTGTTGTAGTTGATCCGTACCACCCGCCCATCACTGTCAACACTgctcagagagaagaggggtgccAATGTTAGTGAGTTTGTGTGTCAACCTTTAGAAACTATGAAAATGACTGCATGATGGACATCTAGGTTTTGTTGCATAATAAGTTGACAAGTATCAGATGCTCATATCTAATTCAATCATATAAGAATGATCAGTATCCGTAATTAGAAATTCCCACAGTGACCTTGCTTGCTCACTTAAAATCACCTTCTCACCCATCAGTTGAAGGCAATGTTCCCTCAKAAAAAAttgggcactgagcaaatttcactgagcaaaattctgtgcaacttccgggcCAKgtttactgtgaacactgaggctttaacgctttaagttacagttttaacagtggccaagtaggttACTGTGggtatttgatcataatgtaggcctactagagtggcctaccatcaaaaaccaTGGAGAGAAAAtgtatcccataacattttaacatgtaaATAMTTggtctatcattcagcctacagtagcagcaaaTGTGTGGTGTACAAAGTAggtctacattccatgagacttttggggYaaaaaacatgcagggcttgacattaacctgttgatccacttgttcttcagacaaggaggggactgaacatgtgtggtttgatgcaagaaaccaaaagtaaaatgttttattattcccATTCCACTTTACAGATAACCAGAAAAAGTATGCTACCCTctacctattggctacttagcttattcaagaccatctcaaaatataacactgcccctttaagacataaacAAGCTCTTTACCtaacttgcttttcaaagatggctagaaatgcgcacattttgtgctcttgtatgAAGCATTGCTGACAAAAAAGTAGCTATAACTGggataataactcactaactagaaaataatatgaacaaatgtgcacaagtGGCTACAtgagctctcgctttgatctaaaaacaagcgcatctactcacgactgctcacgctgtaaacacagtccagttcaaagtaaatggcacagatccatatggcAATGtttttgcatataggcctactgcagctctgattgtttatggTGCACTGGTCTATCtagagtatgggcctgagtcgtgcctgtcaatgcaattgaatcctactccaatgcgctcttcctacaagaaaatctcttgcacAGTTAGTTTTGCATATTAAATcctgcatagttcgttttgtttctgtatgttacattgaaagtggctaatacMGGTTGATTCGAGCACAATTCCCACAGCAGAGtgaaatgttgatagtgttaactaaaggggaaactctagaaagttgtgtgaagttcaatctcgtgcttctctgagCGGGCTGATATTTATTCTGCGCACAGCTCCTTAGAGTGAACATTGGTTGCAGGTTGTGTATTATACATTGATTCTGCGGTTTACATTCTGAGCAGCAGATGGCGACACATATCTATCAAGCTCCTAAATSACATCCATGTAGCTTTAAYATAATCTTGAGAATGTAAGTGAGTGAGTGTCCgtatatgtgtgtattttggtCCATGTGCTACCTGGAGCAGTTCTAGACTGACCTGTCAAGTCACATTAATATGTAAGCTGAGTGATGGCTCTTATGTGTGCAAAAAACAGGCCAATGCATCCATGTCTTATGTATTTTAATGGTGTGGCGATCACTCACTCTATGATGTGGTTCTTGGACTGCACCATGAAGTCACAGTAGTCGGACCCTGTGTCGGTGAAGTCCACCCGCAGGGAGGTGAGGGTCCTGAAAGCCTCGGGGTCTTCTCTTCTCAGTTGATCTGCCATGTGGAAGCCGTCCACCGCTTCACTCTCCCCACCCTCGCCAGCCTGGCACAGGCAATGCAGGAACTGCACCTGCAWACAGCCATACAGGATATTAGTACTGTTGCTAACAGCCATCCCATACAGGATACATACATCTTACATGGGTTGGGGACTGTGTGCAGTAAACGGTTTAAATATATGCGTGTGCTTGCGCAAGAGTGTTTTATCCAGATGTGACTCAGCTGTCTGACTGATAGTGGGAAAGTAGAGGATTAATGTAGATTTCATGAAGATGACGGTGGATCCTGTCTACTCACTCCAGGTGGGTAGTGCAGTGCTGGATAGTCAGTGTGGAGACTGAGTTTGCCAGCGGTGTAGGCCACGTTGTTAGCCTGGGATTTGTCCTGCACCTGCCATGTGTGCCTGAGGAAGGAATGAGAAAAGTTAAGAAAGGTCTATTATTAATGATTATTAACTAATTATCTAATCACAAAKGGTGTTGAGAACTAAGGACCAAGGCATTGTCTTTGGAAACATTAAAAAGGTTCAAGAGCAACAGGACATGGATAAAGTTATTCATCGTCCTACATTTCTAGCATTTGTTAAATAGTATGCCAATTWTACTAGGTGTCTTCTTTGCTCTTGGCATGGAGTCACTGTGCTCAAARATATGCAAATATGTGCCCTGGTTTTTTGTTGTSTCTCTTGGGTTGTTGATTGCGGAAMACTTCTTTTTTTCCTTTACAATAAACAAAAACTGCAGCTTCTTTAATGACATGTCTCTTGCTTTGGTTCGCAGCTGTTAGCTTCCTCTGACCTGAGCTAAACTGCTGGCTGTGGGATGCTTGTTGTTCCAACCTCAGCTTTATTGGCccacgtgcaatcattggaaaacaaactggacgatctacgagtaagactatcctaccaaggGACATTAAAAYCTGTAATCTCTTATGTTTCACKgacgtggctgaacgatgacacggataatatagagctggctggcttctctgtgTATGggtaggacagagcagctacatctggtaagacgaggggcggggtgtgcgtctatttgtcaataactgctggtgcacaatgtctaatattaaagaagtcttgaggtattgctcgcctgaggtagaataccttatgataagctgtagaccacacaatctatattattcgtagccatctatttaccaccacaaaccgatgccggcactaagaccgcactcatgagctgtataaggccataagcaaacaagaaaacgctcatccagaagcggcgctcctagtggctggggactttaatgcaggcaactTTAAATCCGTTCCagcagcatgtcacatgtgcaaccagatggGAAAAAAAKCTCTAGACCACCTTTTCTGTCACGYccgtcgtcggaaggagaccaaggtgcagcgtggtgagcgtacattttactttaattttaatgtcgccaacaaaacaagaaacaaagaaatgaccgtgaagcttaacagggctKagtgccactaacaaagataactacccacaaatgtgaaaggaaaaaaggctgcctaagtatgattcccaatcagagacaacgatagacagctgtccctgattgagaaccctacccggccaaaacatagaaatacaaagcatagaaataaagaaactagaatgcccaccctagtcacaccctggcctaaccaaaaatagagaataaaaacctctctatggccagggcgtgacatttactccacacacagagacgcatacaaagctctcctcagccatccatttgacaaatctgaccataattctattctcctgattcctgcttataagcaaaaacttaagcaggaaataccagtgactagatcaatacgtaagtggtcagatgatgtggatgctacgctacaggactgttttgctagcacagactggaatatgttccaggattcatccaatggtattgaggagtatATCACCTCAGTAACCGCtcttactacactggctctgacgctcgtcggatgtggcagggcttgaaaaatattacagactacaaagggaaacccagccacgagctgcccagtgacgcgagcctaccaggcgagttaaatgccttttatgctcgcttcaaggcaagcaacactgaagcatgtatgagagcaccagctgttccggaRGACTGTGTGATCCCGCACTCCGTaactgatgtgagcaagacctttaaacaagtcaacatttacaaagctgcggggccagacggattaccaggacgtatactcaaagcatgcatggaccaactggcaagtgtctttactgacattttcaaactctccctgaccgagtctgttatacctacatgtttcaaacagaccaccatggtccctgtgcccaagaaagtgaaggttatctgcctaaatgattaccgccctgtaatACTCACggcggtagccatgaagtgctttgaaaggctggtcatggctcacatcaacaccatcatgccggaaaccctagacccactccaatttgcataccgccccaacagatccacagatSGCGCAaactcaatcgcactccacactgccctttcccacctggacaaaaggaacacctatgtgaggatTGGCTCAGRgttcaacaccatagtgcccacaaagctgggactaaacacctccctctgcaactggatcctggacttcctgacgggccgcccccaggtggtaaggttaggcaacaacacatctgcaacactgatcctcaacactggggcccctcaggggtgcgtgSTTAGtctactcctgtactccctgttcacccacgactgcgtggccaWGCACAACTCCYaaaccatcattaagtttgctgacgatacaacgatgacacagcctatagggaggtcagagacctggcagtgtggtgccaggacaacaacttctccctcaacgtgaccaagacaaaggccgcccccaggtggtaacaaACTatgatggtccaaacacaccaagtcagaatagggcatgacaacaccttttccccctcaggagactgaaaagatttggcatggatccccaaATRRtcaaaaagttctacagctgcaccattgagagcatcgtgaccggttgcatcagcgcctggtatggcaactgcttggcatctaacagtaaggcgctacagagggtagtgcgtacggcccagtacatcactggggccaagcttcctgacatccaggacctatatactagacggtgtcagaggaaggcccaaagaattgccaaaaactccagtcacccaagtcatagactgttctctctgctaccgcacggcaagtggtaccagagcgccaagtctaggaccaaaaggctccttaacagcttctacccccaaaccataagactgctgaacaatgaatcaaatggctacccggactatttacattgaccgcccccctttgtttttacactgctgctactcgctgtttattataaatgcatagtcacttttcaaactacctcgactaacctgtacccctgcacattgacttggtaccggtaccccctgtatatagcctcgttattgttatgtaattatttttccatttgattagatttttttttttttactttagtttatttagtaaatattttcttaactttatttcttgaactgcattgttggttaagggcttgtaaaagaaacatttcacggtaaggttgtattcggcgcgcatctgattttttaatttaatttaataattttaattaatttaatcaaatttaatttgatttgattgaatgtaTTGGGTAATACCTCGGGCTTAACATCCCCTGGATGAATTTTGGACTGAGGCCCACCTACCAAAACTCAATTAGGTTGCATGTCCATAAAACMTTTGGTTAATCCAGACTGAAGGCAACAATAGCGAGCGTAGCYttcagtctggtttaaccaggctgtCCATGTTATCCTCAGTATACAAAAGGAGCGGATAGTTGAGAGTAGCAATGGSTTTCTATAATTAGGATATTTTAGGAAAAATCGGACATGATGGCAAAGTTCAAACGCACCCTAGTGAATCTGCTGTGGTTGAAATATAAAGCTGTGTGGAAAATGCAGAGCTTTTAGAAATTGTATGACCGTGGTTTGGCTTAAGATTGTATGAAGCTAATACAGTCAGAGAGCATGGTTTCTCACCCATAGAATGTCAGTCTTAGGTATCCGATCCTCTGGCTGAGGCGGGCCACCTGACCCTGCTCCACCGGCGCCCCCTTCAGGTAGACGATGCCCACGCGGCGTAGAGCCAGCAGCCAGGCCAGGGCGGCCTTGTCATCGTGGAGGACCTCCTCGAAGTTGGCCGTGGGGATCCGTAGCTCTGAGTCCCAGTACATACGCTCTGAGAGAGCCAAGGAGATAGATGCACTTCATTAACCGTCCTGTATCGTATCATTGTTTGTCAAAGTTCCCAGGTTTTTCAGAAATTCCAGTTGGAGGTTCcccagaatcaggagggaatgaGTAGGGAGGGAATCCTTCAACTAAAAATCCTTGATGCAGGATTTCTGAAAAACTTAGTAAATCTCCGGAATTTTTCAACGTCAGAATTTRGCAATACAACATTTCGGCCATTTTCTACCAATGTTGACAACTGACAGTTTCTGCTCTGTGCAGTGATTAAACTGCCTGGGGTGCAGGTGGGACAGAACAGAATGCTTGTTTGCCTTGGTGTAGGACAGCTCAGGTTGTCACAACCATATGGACACATGGACAGAAACCACAGCCTGTCAATGGACAATGGACTCTAARGGCAATATGTCTTATGCTCCTGGAcacagtctgtactgtctgtacatAATGTGTCTGTGTCCATGAAACGTTTCCTCCAagggataggagggagggagggaggccagcTCGCTATGGTTGGAATACTCTGTGAGGAAGacggggaagggggagagaggggtgagaagagTCTGCATTTCTCGACTGACAGCAGTGGAAAAAGCCTCCCACCGCTTCGCTTCGCACCCAGCTGGCTTCAGCCCTTTTTCCATAGAGGCTCTCTCCAGTGGCTCCTGCATTGCAGACACAGCTGCCGAGcacatttagtgtgtgtgtgtgtgggtacaaaGCTAGTGTTAATTAATTATTCAAAAACAAACCAAGGGGGTACAACAAACCTCTTCAGTGGCAATTCATCAGGATTAAGTAGAGTAAAAATCCAAAGAAAGATGTTAGAAAGCTTGACTTTGCATCAACTCAGTTGACGTAAATACTTGTGTGGGGTAGTCAATGGATTTTGCTCCGTGAGTACAGCTACGGTAACGCatggagtctctgtgtgtgtaggggcTCATGCAGGAAGAAGCTGCAGCTTGATTGCCACCCCTGGGGAATGATCCTGACTCTTTTCAGCTGAAACAATGAGTCATCGAGATACAATGATACCCTTCACTGATACTGATGACTTAACCCACAGCAGGTTTRTTACATCTCCCTTCACGCTGTCATCTCCCAAAAAACTGTAGCATAGGTCAAAAAGTAAAATAACWCTTTATTAAAGGCTGGCTGATGTTGAGGGTCACCGACGAAGAGAAMGTTGAAGTATGAGGAACTTCTAGAATATAGGCTAGTTCCTTCCAATATTCMAATGTTACAAGTACTCCCATGAAATCAGACTAGCCAATAGATACKATTTGACCAGCTAGTATGTATCCGCACACAAAGGGGGACATAAAGCTCTTGGCTAGAGGCAGAACGGTGATTCAGGGACAGCCCTGAGGTTTTGGATATCACACATGACGGAGTAAGCCATAACAGCGGAGGTAAAAGCATGTCATATCGAATTAGGAGTTTTGGCTGAACTTGCCTTCCCCCCTGTAAGTGGACYTTTTCTTGTCTGGTAAACTTGMCTAACATCACTGGTTATCTCCTGATTGACTCAAGACCAGTACTCACTACCTTCACTGTTATGTTTTGAACCAAGTACCGTTATGTTGTGAACAAATCGATTTCAATCTTTAAGTGACaagaaaaataaagagagagtaaagagagaggaagagagaggcaaatggagagaaaagagagcgagagagagtggagagtggaAAGGAGCATAGAGAgaatcagagcagagagagctaaACCCAGGTAGGCCCTTTAGTGGGTGATGGATGGGGTAAYAGAGCGGCTGGCTGGGCAGTGGGCCCGGGCTGGGAGGGTTCAGATGGTGSAGGGCCCAGAACATTCTGCTCGGTTATTGCCGTGTAATGCTTGACACTCAAKMTCTCACCAAGCGCAAAATCGCTGCTCTGATTTCCTGGAACGTGTAGCGTCGGTCCACCAAGCCAATTAGCGATTAGTCTCCCTGACTCTTGCATAGTTTCCAGCCGGGGTTAACTGAGATACACACAGCCTGAGATTGTGTGTTTTGAGAGAGCTAGTTCCTGTGTCTGTCATAGRATGTATGTGTATTAGAACCCAGGAGTTTTTATGTGACACTATTATACTTGTGAATGTACGTGTTATCTGTCTGTTTGATgggagtgtgtgtatgcacacaCGTTTATGTGAGTGTATTCGTGTGTGCATAATGCCTTTCCTCCCTTACGTTGGTCTTGGTCTGCTGCTGTGGCTTTTCCAGACGAGGAAACCTGAAGCTGCGGCTCCTGTTGCTGACGgcagtctctctctatctctcgctctctctcccccaccccccgctctctctcctccatccctcgccctctctctgtctgctctcctctGGAGCTGGAGGCTCTCTCAACGCTCTACTTGAGTCGTGGTTCTCCAAAAAGCTGCTTTGTGTGTAAGCAGGGTCTGTCACAATTCTAATCCACTAGATCAACTTCCTCAGAGGGTCAATTGTGGAGTTCAGTCCTTCTGACGGCSCTCTGTTTCGACTGGAGGAATTAGACGCCGTATTGTATTTGTTGTAAAGGCCTTCACAAACATGGTGGCATTCATTAAGTGCTTTCATTGCAAAGGGGGSTGATGCCAGTGAYTGTGCCCTCTACGATTATCAGGACAAGCTTGCAGCTGTACTGAAATTTTAGATGAATGGAATTGTGTGGTATATCGGCCAGAGGaatgttaacatctagtggaatacGGAGGTTTCCGCAAAACTACTACAATCCTGCATCCAATCATGTGAGAAGTGAAgtcacataaacacacagtcacacacacacgtcacctgCGGTGTATCACATTGTAGCTGTTATAGTCCTATTTACAAAGAGTCTGTCTTAAACTGACGTGGCACAGCTAGTCCTTCTCTGGAGAACGCTCCCCACCCTCCGTCCAATACAACAAACTAACCTTTCTCTGTTTAATGGAGAAACCTGCACCACAGAGCCACCTCTGCCTTCTCAGCTTTAATAACACAGTGTATACAGTGTTCWTACTGGAACGCTCAAGGACCCCTAATACCTACCTCTGCCCCATGGTACTTTTTATAGATCTGGAAGACTTGGATAGGAGTCAGCAATAATASCTTGCCCTTCTGGTTTTAGCTTGACCTAGCCCTCAGATGGGCTGGATGGAATTTCCCCATCTTGCTTACACCTATTCAGTCCTTCCAGATCTTTAGTATAATTTTCCCTCTCCTGAGCAGTAAAGCTGAactgagctgaactgagctgtactgtgctgtgctgacCTGGTTACACATCCACTTTAGGATACCACACGcatccaactgtgtgtgtgtgtgtgtgtgtgtgtgtgtgtgtgtgtgtgtgtgtgtgtgtgtatatggaaaTGGTGAGGTTTGGGGAAAGATGCGTGTTTTTCCATTGATGCACCACACAGCTATGTTTTCAGGagccttgtttttttaaactgatGTGTTCTCACGCATCGCCACAAGAGCACATAGGTCCAGATGGATTCTTACATTCAATGAGTCAAGGAAGACACCAGACTCCCATTAAGTCAAAGGAAAGACATATCAGCTGCCTGTTTGGATGAGGAGGAACGAAGTCCCATTAGGAACTAACTGAGGCCCAGTCATTCAGATTATCATCACATTCAGACCGGTTTGTAGTTGAACTGATGAGAGtaattatacagtgccttgcaaaagtattcatcctgtCCGTTCCTGACctattatgttattttgattatgtttagttggtcagggcgtgagttggggtgggcattgtatgttgtgtgtgtgtttggttagtctatgggtgttgtatgtgtaagGGATGAAGtgttgttaggttgtctagttatgtctatggctgcctagattgggtctcatcagagacagctgtcattcatttggtctctgattgggagcccatATTAtataaggtagccataggcaagTAGGggcttttgtgggtgtttgtttcccttgtgtcagtgtttggaccacacaggactgtttttgAGGTATGTCAcgttgttgtttgtagtgtttttcttgttattttacATTAAAACATGTACAATTTACCAAtaccgcatcttggtccgatccatgctcctcctcgtcctgaGGAGGAGAAACGACTTTTGACAGccattacagaaacacccacacacaacaggaccaagcggattgaggAAGGAGGCAAGAACTaaaagcaatggagagaagaggaatggagttgggagcaaatttttcaatggagaaggaccctgggctaaggagtgggagagaatcgccgctctcgggaggagaaaggaggcAGCCCACAGgccaggagcgctggtatgaggaggcagcacgtatgaGAGGCTGgaaagcccgagaggctcaccaaaaaatttcttggggggaggctaaaggggagtgtggcgaagccgggttggatacctgagccaactccccgggcttgccgtggagtgagagagcgtcgtactggtcagacaccgtggttatgcggtaaagcggcacggtgtcccagtacgcgtgcttagcccagtgcgggcatTCCACCTTGACCGCCactggagggctaggttgggcatcgagctcgagtgccatgaagccggcccaacgtatctggtctccagtacgtctcctcgggccggcagtacatggcacagccttacaggtggtgtccccggtgtTCGCCCTGcaatagcccagtgcgggctattccacctcgccgcactggcagggctaggggaccattcaacctggtacggttggggaggctcggtgctcaagagcacgtgtcctcctttcacg
This portion of the Salvelinus sp. IW2-2015 linkage group LG15, ASM291031v2, whole genome shotgun sequence genome encodes:
- the LOC111974271 gene encoding gamma-butyrobetaine dioxygenase; translated protein: MWTTTIARCTLPSMRKRSSVLACHALRAEGRPRWAVATAATSPSPSLQLIWKQLRGYGTQAPTPLPSTALGNSPGVRQVRALEQERQLEVEWEDSRQSLYPYTWLRDNCQCPLCTLQSAHARSLLLSQLDIHTGVDRVQVTDNNKVSIVWPDQHTSEFDPEWLRKRCFSPAARQALQEELFLNKRMYWDSELRIPTANFEEVLHDDKAALAWLLALRRVGIVYLKGAPVEQGQVARLSQRIGYLRLTFYGHTWQVQDKSQANNVAYTAGKLSLHTDYPALHYPPGVQFLHCLCQAGEGGESEAVDGFHMADQLRREDPEAFRTLTSLRVDFTDTGSDYCDFMVQSKNHIIDVDSDGRVVRINYNNATRDSVLDLPLHQVQAFYSSLKAYIQLMTRPENMLTYKMEPGDLVTFDNWRLLHGRKSYVSHPDRVRHLEGAYLDWDEVMSRLRILCKSVNGES